In one Patescibacteria group bacterium genomic region, the following are encoded:
- a CDS encoding valine--tRNA ligase translates to MSLEKTYHPELCEESLYKMWEEGGYFTPKIDKTKKPYSILLPLPNASDPMHMGNMLFTIQDVLARWHRMMGDPTLWLPGGDHAGIETQYVYEKHLVKQGTSRLNYDRYTLYKMIADFVEKNKGVNKNQMRRMGFSLDWTRYKYSLDTEIVKKVLETFSKLHKDGLVYRGERLVNYCAKCGTALSDLEVNHIAETATLYFLDYETIQIATTRPETIFADSAVAVNPRDKRYKNLVGKDAIIPLINKKIPIISDEAVEKDFGTGALKITPAHDALDNEIGQKHKLNSIKCIDIRGKMMNVPAKYLGMNVPTAREAVLEDLKKEGKLIKEIPLEHTINTCYKCNKIIEPTLIPQWYVRTKPLAIPAIKAIKEGKTKIVPKKRFEKMYFDWLENIHDWNISRQIVWGPRIPAWFCLDCNPDIEINFIDKRGQKVFGEYKKLRKKYEFSEIEKGLQSLSAPVDAKYSLDKDICHKCSGKNVLQETDTFDTWFLSGQWPLTTLGFPESEDFKYFYPTSVLDTMWDILFFWVARMMMLCIYNTGQVPFKTIHLHARVVDKHGVKMSKSKGNTIDPMEMVNKYGADAVRMALIFGVAPASDVVVSEDKIRAMRNFANKIWNIGRFLEYSFEQYGKEVSFYSVEMKNKLTPSDLKLLRQLKLLVAGVTKSLDTYQFSRAGESLYEFVWHTLADVYVEEVKTREDKEVTLMVLRHVYLTCLKLLHPFMPFVTEELWSKIPRKSNDPLIISSWPK, encoded by the coding sequence ATGTCTTTAGAAAAAACATATCATCCAGAACTTTGTGAGGAATCCCTATACAAAATGTGGGAAGAAGGGGGGTATTTTACGCCCAAAATTGACAAGACCAAAAAACCTTACTCTATTCTTCTTCCTTTACCAAATGCTAGCGACCCTATGCATATGGGAAATATGCTCTTTACCATTCAAGATGTTTTAGCGCGGTGGCATCGTATGATGGGAGACCCCACTTTGTGGCTACCCGGCGGAGACCACGCAGGTATCGAAACACAATATGTTTATGAAAAACATTTAGTTAAACAAGGTACAAGCCGTTTAAATTATGATCGCTACACATTGTACAAAATGATTGCGGATTTTGTAGAGAAAAATAAAGGTGTAAACAAAAATCAAATGCGAAGAATGGGGTTTTCATTAGATTGGACAAGATACAAATACAGCTTGGACACAGAGATTGTTAAAAAGGTTCTTGAGACTTTCTCTAAACTTCATAAAGATGGTCTAGTCTACAGAGGAGAACGACTTGTTAATTACTGCGCCAAATGCGGAACGGCGCTTTCGGACTTAGAAGTTAATCATATAGCGGAAACCGCTACACTTTATTTCCTTGATTATGAGACAATCCAAATCGCCACCACCCGCCCCGAAACTATTTTTGCAGATTCGGCCGTTGCCGTTAATCCAAGGGATAAAAGATACAAAAATCTTGTGGGAAAAGATGCAATTATTCCTTTAATAAACAAAAAAATACCAATCATATCCGATGAAGCGGTAGAAAAGGACTTTGGCACCGGGGCGTTAAAGATTACCCCCGCGCACGATGCGTTGGATAATGAGATCGGCCAAAAACACAAACTTAATTCCATTAAATGTATTGATATTCGCGGAAAGATGATGAATGTCCCCGCAAAATATCTTGGAATGAATGTGCCGACTGCCCGTGAGGCGGTTTTGGAAGATTTAAAAAAGGAAGGAAAGTTGATAAAAGAAATTCCCTTGGAACATACAATAAATACCTGCTATAAATGTAATAAAATCATTGAGCCCACACTTATTCCGCAATGGTATGTAAGAACAAAACCCCTAGCTATACCTGCAATTAAAGCTATTAAGGAAGGCAAAACAAAAATCGTTCCTAAAAAAAGGTTTGAGAAAATGTATTTTGATTGGCTAGAAAATATCCACGATTGGAACATCTCGCGGCAAATCGTTTGGGGACCAAGGATTCCCGCGTGGTTTTGTTTAGACTGCAACCCAGATATTGAAATAAATTTTATAGATAAAAGAGGACAGAAAGTTTTCGGAGAATATAAAAAGTTAAGGAAAAAATATGAATTTTCGGAAATTGAAAAAGGATTGCAATCATTATCCGCGCCGGTAGACGCAAAATATTCTCTGGACAAAGATATTTGCCATAAATGTAGCGGGAAAAATGTTTTGCAGGAAACCGATACTTTTGATACTTGGTTTTTGTCGGGTCAATGGCCCTTAACAACTTTAGGGTTTCCGGAAAGCGAGGATTTTAAATATTTTTATCCCACCTCGGTATTGGATACTATGTGGGATATTTTATTTTTCTGGGTTGCTCGGATGATGATGTTATGCATTTACAATACGGGGCAGGTTCCTTTCAAAACAATTCATTTGCACGCAAGGGTTGTGGACAAGCATGGTGTAAAGATGAGCAAGAGCAAAGGAAATACTATCGATCCTATGGAAATGGTAAATAAATATGGTGCTGATGCGGTAAGGATGGCTTTGATTTTTGGCGTTGCCCCCGCAAGCGATGTTGTTGTAAGTGAGGATAAAATTAGAGCTATGAGAAATTTTGCTAATAAAATCTGGAATATTGGGCGCTTTTTGGAGTACTCGTTCGAGCAGTACGGTAAAGAAGTATCGTTCTATTCTGTGGAGATGAAAAACAAGTTAACGCCCTCCGATCTTAAACTGCTTAGGCAACTTAAGTTACTTGTGGCTGGAGTTACCAAGTCGTTGGATACTTATCAGTTCTCTAGGGCGGGAGAGAGCTTGTACGAATTCGTTTGGCACACACTGGCGGATGTTTATGTGGAAGAAGTCAAAACCAGAGAGGACAAAGAAGTTACTTTAATGGTCTTGCGTCATGTCTATTTAACTTGTCTAAAGCTACTGCACCCTTTTATGCCGTTTGTGACCGAGGAACTTTGGAGCAAAATTCCAAGAAAATCTAACGATCCTTTGATAATTTCCAGCTGGCCGAAATAG
- a CDS encoding 50S ribosomal protein L25 — MEIIAQERTIFGKKVRFLRREGLIPASVFGKDFKNLSLAINEKEFSSLYKTAGETSLVDLKVKEAKPFKVLISQVQRHPVTKAVVAVSFYKVNLTEKITANIPLVFVGESPAVHAKEGILLTLMDELEVACLPADLPQHIEVDISGLLKIDDAVAVKDLKLDRGKVEVKAEPEELIVKVDYAQQPEQEEETPVSEEELVSQVEATKELTEEEKAKREEEKKEGAKPEKSDKKSKEK; from the coding sequence ATGGAAATTATTGCACAAGAAAGAACAATTTTCGGAAAAAAAGTAAGATTTCTAAGAAGAGAAGGTCTTATCCCTGCGAGTGTCTTTGGAAAAGATTTCAAAAATCTCTCCCTTGCTATAAACGAGAAAGAATTTTCCAGCCTCTATAAAACAGCAGGAGAAACCAGTCTTGTTGATCTTAAAGTGAAGGAAGCAAAACCTTTTAAAGTTCTAATTTCTCAAGTACAACGACACCCAGTTACAAAAGCTGTTGTTGCGGTTTCTTTTTATAAAGTCAATCTTACCGAAAAGATTACCGCCAATATTCCATTGGTATTTGTTGGAGAATCCCCTGCTGTTCATGCCAAAGAGGGTATCCTTCTTACTCTTATGGACGAGCTGGAAGTAGCATGTTTGCCAGCCGATTTACCACAACATATTGAAGTAGACATATCAGGTTTACTAAAGATAGACGATGCCGTTGCCGTTAAAGACTTAAAGCTTGACCGCGGTAAAGTAGAAGTTAAAGCAGAACCAGAAGAATTGATTGTTAAGGTGGATTACGCCCAACAGCCGGAGCAAGAAGAAGAAACACCGGTAAGCGAAGAAGAGTTAGTTTCGCAGGTGGAAGCAACCAAAGAGTTAACCGAAGAAGAAAAAGCCAAACGAGAAGAAGAGAAAAAAGAGGGCGCGAAACCAGAAAAGTCAGACAAAAAATCCAAAGAAAAGTAA